The following are encoded together in the Thunnus albacares chromosome 7, fThuAlb1.1, whole genome shotgun sequence genome:
- the nfat5a gene encoding nuclear factor of activated T-cells 5a isoform X1, which produces MPSDFISLLSSDLDLNSPKSLYSKESVYDLLPKELQLQPSSTQADPPTMSQKSGGEAGPPPSAALASDATSSTSSPSASSSVAMGVPCSGISTGSSTLPSDQLKVPQHLHSTGGDGAGAEMQGMEGAVSAPNRGNSGANTAAGDVGSGVLSGLGVQQPQNTPSKRRPVLSISPPPEDLFDDSQMSCQDEPTVSAPTGPDSEHSSSMWADDSVSNFSLISSISYNDNTEVPRKSRKRTPRQRPGPKPAPPEDSMDVFDADSAKAPHFVLSQLGPDKTSPMASSLESGTAVKGGSLSTQFPQRSDGKELKILVQPETQHRARYLTEGSRGSVKDRTQQGFPTVKLEGVSESVVLQVFVANDAGRVKPHGFYQACRVTGRNTTACKEVDIEGTTVIEIPLEPSNDMTLAVDCVGILKLRNADVEARIGVAGSKKKSTRARLAFRVGIPQSDGSVLTLQVPSSPILCTQPAGVPEILKKSLHSCSVRGGEEVFIIGKNFLKGTKVIFQENVADDNSWQAEAKIDMDLFHQNHLIVTVPSFHNQSITSPVSVGIFVMTNAGRSHDAQPFTYTPDSADNSNVRTVKTEGPSLVKTCIFDGQIKSMSSDQTDCSSQPSKRQEDTPMEVSSNPPAADVFKPSPDPLVSVQQTLELSSSPHPSGESFQSPMPLQPEDVELPQAPPVFPSLESLGTIQKQDIAPAASFPVSGDPTIPPVTPEVPQQFLRDPQESLPPEGSNSSGGVVVVAMPQISTPSQPQPQQSQVPLFPQEGVAQLERAVRELQAGSNTTLQQVLEAAVAQQQLNSVLYSPTPSAESLQQHVQENMNSLRLGTTDNSLSTQQQIQIQQQQQMQQQQQQQQQIQQQFQQHQQLQQQQQQILDNLQQQQQQHLQQQQQQVIGNMQIQQQLILQPQDQQQLQQQQQQIMENIQQQQLQQNQQQQVLNNIQLQDQQQNQMLSNLQQHQLQQQQQQQQQNQALSNLQQQQQQQLQEQQVLENLQQQLQAELLQPQIRPTPQVQQPVSLLQQAGELLTIQTSFPTQPPSHTSPPQQLFQSPRPLAETQGSQQQVQAALLQNTLTVLTSGSLNSEQQSTGSTLYLSPNPQPQQQQQLAFISSMETSTSQPQSVSMFQNQPQAQLSQMQQQSTPMEQQQSPQQNQEQPPQLPMGQQGSLFQSIPNHSQPNPVPQSQLSQQQQAGLLLCTTDLNPQAIPPTILFSTQTQGPPPIGSISVGIPQPDPAEPMSFQDQSSSGSNSTSTENQQQSLFQEQQPMQVGPSSSRVPSNQPVELFLPQTSLSSLQSTIGSQELNTQAPAPGTTIFVVQGGVGVVASPGQQPPEQLFQTTVGGNVAPQGQANLFVFGIQNDSPQLLNSSGSTLPAQSQAQNSSHMQPLLDQPMAQAASSMPAAMHSNLQNTLQAQMQSSLENAMQTSLQNTMQTNTQTALQSSLQATIETSLPTPMQTNLQTQIQSSLQNTLQSSISASSNMDKIEDLLESLQKQ; this is translated from the exons ATGCCCTCTGATTTTATATCCCTCCTTAGCTCGGACCTCGACCTCAATTCCCCCAAATCTCTATACTCTAAAG AGTCGGTATATGACCTCCTCCCCAAAGAGCTCCAGCTCCAGCCGTCGTCCACCCAGGCAGACCCACCCACCATGAGCCAGAAGAGTGGGGGAGAGGCGGGACCTCCCCCCTCTGCAGCCTTGGCCTCAG ATGCCACCTCTTCCACCTCCAGCccctctgcctcttcctccGTGGCCATGGGAGTCCCATGCTCTGGTATCTCCACTGGTTCCTCTACCTTACCCTCAGACCAACTCAAGGTTCCCCAGCATCTCCACTCCACCGGAGGGGATGGAGCTGGAGCAGAAATGCAAGGTATGGAGGGTGCTGTATCTGCGCCCAACAGAGGCAACAGTGgagcaaacactgcagcagGAGATGTAGGGTCAGGAGTGTTGTCAGGGCTAGGAGTCCAGCAGCCTCAGAACACCCCATCAAAACGGAGGCCTGTATTGAGCATATCCCCACCACCTGAGGACCTATTTGACGACAGCCAGATGTCTTGCCAAGATGAGCCCACTGTATCTGCTCCAACAGGTCCAGACTCTGAGCATAGCAGCAGTATGTGGGCTGATGACTCTGTTTCCAACTTCAGCTTGATCAGTTCCATCTCCTACAATGACAACACAGAGGTGCCACGCAAGTCTAGAAAACGCACCCCTCGCCAGCGACCTGGCCCCAAGCCTGCTCCTCCAGAGGACAGCATGGATGTGTTTGATGCTGACAGCGCCAAGGCGCCTCACTTTGTCCTATCCCAGCTGGGCCCAGACAAGACCAGTCCCATGGCCAG TTCACTTGAGTCAGGGACTGCAGTGAAGGGTGGGTCACTGTCTACTCAGTTCCCCCAGAGGAGTGATGGGAAGGAGCTAAAGATCCTGGTGCAGCCAGAGACCCAGCACAGAGCTCGCTATCTGACCGAGGGCAGCAGAGGTTCTGTCAAAGACCGCACACAGCAGGGATTCCCCACTGTCAAG ttggaGGGTGTGAGTGAATCAGTTgtgctgcaggtgtttgttgcGAATGATGCAGGTAGAGTGAAGCCTCATGGTTTCTACCAGGCATGCAGGGTGACAGGACGCAACACTACTGCTTGCAAGGAAGTGGACATAGAGGGCACCACCGTTATTGAGATTCCTCTGGAGCCCAGCAATGACATGACACTCGC GGTGGACTGTGTAGGAATTTTGAAACTACGTAATGCAGATGTGGAGGCCCGTATTGGTGTGGCAGGATCCAAGAAGAAGAGCACCCGTGCCAGGCTAGCCTTTAGAGTCGGCATCCCCCAATCTGATGGATCAGTCCTCACTCTACAGGTCCCCTCATCACCCATTCTCTGCA CCCAGCCAGCAGGAGTGCCAGAGATCCTGAAGAAGAGTCTTCACAGCTGCTCagtgagagggggagaggaagtTTTCATCATCGGAAAGAACTTTCTCAAAGGAACCAAAGTTATTTTTCAGGAGAACGTTGCAG ATGATAACTCCTGGCAAGCTGAGGCAAAGATTGACATGGACCTTTTCCATCAG AACCATTTGATAGTGACAGTCCCTTCATTCCACAACCAGTCAATCACTTCCCCAGTTTCTGTGGGAATCTTTGTGATGACCAATGCTGGTAGATCACATGACGCCCAGCCCTTCACCTACACTCCAGACTCAG CTGATAACTCAAATGTCCGGACAGTAAAAACAGAGGGACCCTCCCTGGTCAAGACGTGTATATTTGATGGTCAGATCAAATCTATGTCCTCTGACCAAACTGACTGCTCTAGTCAGCCTTCCAAACGGCAAGAGGACACACCAATGGAAGTGTCTAGCAATCCTCCAGCCGCAGATGTCTTTAAG CCATCCCCCGACCCTCTTGTGTCAGTGCAGCAGACCCTGGAGCTCAGCTCTAGTCCTCATCCGAGTGGAGAGTCCTTTCAGAGCCCAATGCCCCTACAACCTGAGGATGTGGAGCTTCCCCAGGCGCCCCCTGTCTTTCCGAGCCTAGAGTCTCTCGGCACGATACAAAAGCAAGACATTGCCCCCGCAGCCTCCTTCCCAGTGTCAGGAGATCCCACAATTCCCCCTGTAACACCAGAAGTCCCTCAGCAATTCCTCAGAGACCCTCAGGAGAGCTTGCCTCCTGAAGGTTCCAACAGTAGTGGTGGGGTCGTAGTTGTAGCCATGCCCCAGATATCAACTCCCTCTCAGCCTCAGCCACAACAGTCACAGGTTCCATTATTCCCCCAGGAAGGGGTGGCCCAGCTGGAGAGGGCAGTAAGGGAGCTACAGGCTGGAAGTAACACCACACTCCAGCAGGTTTTGGAGGCAGCTGTAGCCCAGCAGCAGCTAAACTCTGTACTGTACAGCCCCACACCCTCTGCAGAATCCCTTCAGCAGCATGTCCAGGAGAACATGAACAGCCTTAGATTGGGAACCACAGATAATTCACTATCGACACaacaacagatacagatacaacagcagcaacaaatgcaacaacaacagcagcaacaacaacaaatacagcaaCAGTTTCAACAGCATCAACAActgcaacaacagcagcagcaaatccTTGATAACCttcagcaacaacagcagcaacatctgcagcagcaacagcagcaagtcATTGGAAACATGCAGATTCAACAACAACTTATACTACAGCCACAAGACCAACAgcaactgcagcagcagcagcagcaaatcaTGGAGAATATTCAACAGCAACAGTTGCAACAAAATCAGCAACAGCAAGTCCTTAACAACATCCAACTTCAGGATCAGCAACAAAATCAAATGCTTAGCAATTTACAACAACATCAgctacaacagcagcagcaacaacagcagcaaaatcAGGCTTTGAGCAacctacaacaacaacaacaacaacagttgcAAGAACAGCAGGTCTTGGAGAACTTACAGCAGCAACTTCAGGCTGAGTTGCTCCAACCCCAGATCCGCCCCACCCCCCAAGTACAGCAGCCAGTCTCGCTCCTTCAACAGGCTGGAGAGCTGCTCACCATCCAGACCAGCTTCCCAACACAGCCTCCATCCCACACCTCTCCCCCACAGCAGCTCTTCCAGTCCCCCAGGCCTCTTGCCGAGACCCAGGGCTCCCAACAGCAGGTCCAGGCTGCCCTACTCCAGAACACACTAACTGTTCTGACTAGTGGCAGTCTCAACTCAGAGCAGCAGTCCACAGGGTCAACCCTATACCTGTCCCCAAACCCTCAGCcccaacaacagcaacagctggcATTCATCTCCTCCATGGAGACATCTACCAGTCAGCCCCAGTCTGTTTCAATGTTTCAGAACCAACCCCAAGCTCAGCTTTCGCAAATGCAGCAACAGAGCACCCCCATGGAGCAGCAACAGTCTCCACAGCAAAACCAAGAACAGCCACCACAGCTTCCAATGGGTCAGCAGGGCTCCTTGTTCCAAAGTATCCCAAACCACTCACAGCCAAACCCTGTCCCCCAGAGCCAGCTCTCCCAACAGCAGCAGGCAGGTCTGCTCCTCTGTACCACAGATCTTAACCCCCAAGCTATTCCCCCAACTATCCTATTCAGTACCCAGACCCAAGGCCCTCCTCCTATAGGCAGCATTAGTGTTGGAATTCCCCAGCCAGACCCAGCAGAGCCCATGTCCTTCCAAGACCAGAGCTCCTCAGGCAGCAACTCGACATCCACTGAGAACCAACAGCAGAGCCTGTTCCAGGAACAGCAGCCAATGCAAGTGGGCCCAAGCTCCAGCCGCGTCCCAAGCAATCAACCTGTGGAGCTGTTCCTGCCACAGACGTCTCTGTCCAGCCTGCAGAGTACTATTGGCTCACAGGAGCTGAATACCCAGGCTCCAGCCCCTGGCACAACCATCTTTGTGGTGCAGGGAGGTGTGGGTGTAGTAGCCAGCCCTGGCCAGCAGCCCCCAGAGCAGCTTTTCCAGACAACTGTTGGTGGGAATGTGGCTCCACAAGGACAAGCCAACCTGTTTGTGTTTGGCATCCAAAACG ACTCGCCCCAGCTGCTCAATTCCTCCGGATCCACCCTGCCAGCTCAGAGCCAGGCCCAAAACTCCAGTCACATGCAGCCTCTCTTGGACCAGCCCATGGCCCAGGCTGCATCCTCAATGCCAGCTGCCATGCATAGCAACTTACAGAACACCCTTCAGGCACAAATGCAGTCCAGTTTAGAGAACGCCATGCAGACCAGCCTACAGAATAcaatgcagacaaacacacaaacggCTCTGCAGTCCAGTTTACAGGCAACTATAGAAACAAGCCTGCCAACTCCAATGCAGACCAATCTACAGACACAGATACAGAGCAGCTTACAGAATACATTGCAGTCATCAATATCTGCATCGTCCAACATGGATAAAATTGAGGACCTACTGGAAAGCCTACAGAAGCAGTGA
- the nfat5a gene encoding nuclear factor of activated T-cells 5a isoform X2 — MPSDFISLLSSDLDLNSPKSLYSKDATSSTSSPSASSSVAMGVPCSGISTGSSTLPSDQLKVPQHLHSTGGDGAGAEMQGMEGAVSAPNRGNSGANTAAGDVGSGVLSGLGVQQPQNTPSKRRPVLSISPPPEDLFDDSQMSCQDEPTVSAPTGPDSEHSSSMWADDSVSNFSLISSISYNDNTEVPRKSRKRTPRQRPGPKPAPPEDSMDVFDADSAKAPHFVLSQLGPDKTSPMASSLESGTAVKGGSLSTQFPQRSDGKELKILVQPETQHRARYLTEGSRGSVKDRTQQGFPTVKLEGVSESVVLQVFVANDAGRVKPHGFYQACRVTGRNTTACKEVDIEGTTVIEIPLEPSNDMTLAVDCVGILKLRNADVEARIGVAGSKKKSTRARLAFRVGIPQSDGSVLTLQVPSSPILCTQPAGVPEILKKSLHSCSVRGGEEVFIIGKNFLKGTKVIFQENVADDNSWQAEAKIDMDLFHQNHLIVTVPSFHNQSITSPVSVGIFVMTNAGRSHDAQPFTYTPDSADNSNVRTVKTEGPSLVKTCIFDGQIKSMSSDQTDCSSQPSKRQEDTPMEVSSNPPAADVFKPSPDPLVSVQQTLELSSSPHPSGESFQSPMPLQPEDVELPQAPPVFPSLESLGTIQKQDIAPAASFPVSGDPTIPPVTPEVPQQFLRDPQESLPPEGSNSSGGVVVVAMPQISTPSQPQPQQSQVPLFPQEGVAQLERAVRELQAGSNTTLQQVLEAAVAQQQLNSVLYSPTPSAESLQQHVQENMNSLRLGTTDNSLSTQQQIQIQQQQQMQQQQQQQQQIQQQFQQHQQLQQQQQQILDNLQQQQQQHLQQQQQQVIGNMQIQQQLILQPQDQQQLQQQQQQIMENIQQQQLQQNQQQQVLNNIQLQDQQQNQMLSNLQQHQLQQQQQQQQQNQALSNLQQQQQQQLQEQQVLENLQQQLQAELLQPQIRPTPQVQQPVSLLQQAGELLTIQTSFPTQPPSHTSPPQQLFQSPRPLAETQGSQQQVQAALLQNTLTVLTSGSLNSEQQSTGSTLYLSPNPQPQQQQQLAFISSMETSTSQPQSVSMFQNQPQAQLSQMQQQSTPMEQQQSPQQNQEQPPQLPMGQQGSLFQSIPNHSQPNPVPQSQLSQQQQAGLLLCTTDLNPQAIPPTILFSTQTQGPPPIGSISVGIPQPDPAEPMSFQDQSSSGSNSTSTENQQQSLFQEQQPMQVGPSSSRVPSNQPVELFLPQTSLSSLQSTIGSQELNTQAPAPGTTIFVVQGGVGVVASPGQQPPEQLFQTTVGGNVAPQGQANLFVFGIQNDSPQLLNSSGSTLPAQSQAQNSSHMQPLLDQPMAQAASSMPAAMHSNLQNTLQAQMQSSLENAMQTSLQNTMQTNTQTALQSSLQATIETSLPTPMQTNLQTQIQSSLQNTLQSSISASSNMDKIEDLLESLQKQ; from the exons ATGCCCTCTGATTTTATATCCCTCCTTAGCTCGGACCTCGACCTCAATTCCCCCAAATCTCTATACTCTAAAG ATGCCACCTCTTCCACCTCCAGCccctctgcctcttcctccGTGGCCATGGGAGTCCCATGCTCTGGTATCTCCACTGGTTCCTCTACCTTACCCTCAGACCAACTCAAGGTTCCCCAGCATCTCCACTCCACCGGAGGGGATGGAGCTGGAGCAGAAATGCAAGGTATGGAGGGTGCTGTATCTGCGCCCAACAGAGGCAACAGTGgagcaaacactgcagcagGAGATGTAGGGTCAGGAGTGTTGTCAGGGCTAGGAGTCCAGCAGCCTCAGAACACCCCATCAAAACGGAGGCCTGTATTGAGCATATCCCCACCACCTGAGGACCTATTTGACGACAGCCAGATGTCTTGCCAAGATGAGCCCACTGTATCTGCTCCAACAGGTCCAGACTCTGAGCATAGCAGCAGTATGTGGGCTGATGACTCTGTTTCCAACTTCAGCTTGATCAGTTCCATCTCCTACAATGACAACACAGAGGTGCCACGCAAGTCTAGAAAACGCACCCCTCGCCAGCGACCTGGCCCCAAGCCTGCTCCTCCAGAGGACAGCATGGATGTGTTTGATGCTGACAGCGCCAAGGCGCCTCACTTTGTCCTATCCCAGCTGGGCCCAGACAAGACCAGTCCCATGGCCAG TTCACTTGAGTCAGGGACTGCAGTGAAGGGTGGGTCACTGTCTACTCAGTTCCCCCAGAGGAGTGATGGGAAGGAGCTAAAGATCCTGGTGCAGCCAGAGACCCAGCACAGAGCTCGCTATCTGACCGAGGGCAGCAGAGGTTCTGTCAAAGACCGCACACAGCAGGGATTCCCCACTGTCAAG ttggaGGGTGTGAGTGAATCAGTTgtgctgcaggtgtttgttgcGAATGATGCAGGTAGAGTGAAGCCTCATGGTTTCTACCAGGCATGCAGGGTGACAGGACGCAACACTACTGCTTGCAAGGAAGTGGACATAGAGGGCACCACCGTTATTGAGATTCCTCTGGAGCCCAGCAATGACATGACACTCGC GGTGGACTGTGTAGGAATTTTGAAACTACGTAATGCAGATGTGGAGGCCCGTATTGGTGTGGCAGGATCCAAGAAGAAGAGCACCCGTGCCAGGCTAGCCTTTAGAGTCGGCATCCCCCAATCTGATGGATCAGTCCTCACTCTACAGGTCCCCTCATCACCCATTCTCTGCA CCCAGCCAGCAGGAGTGCCAGAGATCCTGAAGAAGAGTCTTCACAGCTGCTCagtgagagggggagaggaagtTTTCATCATCGGAAAGAACTTTCTCAAAGGAACCAAAGTTATTTTTCAGGAGAACGTTGCAG ATGATAACTCCTGGCAAGCTGAGGCAAAGATTGACATGGACCTTTTCCATCAG AACCATTTGATAGTGACAGTCCCTTCATTCCACAACCAGTCAATCACTTCCCCAGTTTCTGTGGGAATCTTTGTGATGACCAATGCTGGTAGATCACATGACGCCCAGCCCTTCACCTACACTCCAGACTCAG CTGATAACTCAAATGTCCGGACAGTAAAAACAGAGGGACCCTCCCTGGTCAAGACGTGTATATTTGATGGTCAGATCAAATCTATGTCCTCTGACCAAACTGACTGCTCTAGTCAGCCTTCCAAACGGCAAGAGGACACACCAATGGAAGTGTCTAGCAATCCTCCAGCCGCAGATGTCTTTAAG CCATCCCCCGACCCTCTTGTGTCAGTGCAGCAGACCCTGGAGCTCAGCTCTAGTCCTCATCCGAGTGGAGAGTCCTTTCAGAGCCCAATGCCCCTACAACCTGAGGATGTGGAGCTTCCCCAGGCGCCCCCTGTCTTTCCGAGCCTAGAGTCTCTCGGCACGATACAAAAGCAAGACATTGCCCCCGCAGCCTCCTTCCCAGTGTCAGGAGATCCCACAATTCCCCCTGTAACACCAGAAGTCCCTCAGCAATTCCTCAGAGACCCTCAGGAGAGCTTGCCTCCTGAAGGTTCCAACAGTAGTGGTGGGGTCGTAGTTGTAGCCATGCCCCAGATATCAACTCCCTCTCAGCCTCAGCCACAACAGTCACAGGTTCCATTATTCCCCCAGGAAGGGGTGGCCCAGCTGGAGAGGGCAGTAAGGGAGCTACAGGCTGGAAGTAACACCACACTCCAGCAGGTTTTGGAGGCAGCTGTAGCCCAGCAGCAGCTAAACTCTGTACTGTACAGCCCCACACCCTCTGCAGAATCCCTTCAGCAGCATGTCCAGGAGAACATGAACAGCCTTAGATTGGGAACCACAGATAATTCACTATCGACACaacaacagatacagatacaacagcagcaacaaatgcaacaacaacagcagcaacaacaacaaatacagcaaCAGTTTCAACAGCATCAACAActgcaacaacagcagcagcaaatccTTGATAACCttcagcaacaacagcagcaacatctgcagcagcaacagcagcaagtcATTGGAAACATGCAGATTCAACAACAACTTATACTACAGCCACAAGACCAACAgcaactgcagcagcagcagcagcaaatcaTGGAGAATATTCAACAGCAACAGTTGCAACAAAATCAGCAACAGCAAGTCCTTAACAACATCCAACTTCAGGATCAGCAACAAAATCAAATGCTTAGCAATTTACAACAACATCAgctacaacagcagcagcaacaacagcagcaaaatcAGGCTTTGAGCAacctacaacaacaacaacaacaacagttgcAAGAACAGCAGGTCTTGGAGAACTTACAGCAGCAACTTCAGGCTGAGTTGCTCCAACCCCAGATCCGCCCCACCCCCCAAGTACAGCAGCCAGTCTCGCTCCTTCAACAGGCTGGAGAGCTGCTCACCATCCAGACCAGCTTCCCAACACAGCCTCCATCCCACACCTCTCCCCCACAGCAGCTCTTCCAGTCCCCCAGGCCTCTTGCCGAGACCCAGGGCTCCCAACAGCAGGTCCAGGCTGCCCTACTCCAGAACACACTAACTGTTCTGACTAGTGGCAGTCTCAACTCAGAGCAGCAGTCCACAGGGTCAACCCTATACCTGTCCCCAAACCCTCAGCcccaacaacagcaacagctggcATTCATCTCCTCCATGGAGACATCTACCAGTCAGCCCCAGTCTGTTTCAATGTTTCAGAACCAACCCCAAGCTCAGCTTTCGCAAATGCAGCAACAGAGCACCCCCATGGAGCAGCAACAGTCTCCACAGCAAAACCAAGAACAGCCACCACAGCTTCCAATGGGTCAGCAGGGCTCCTTGTTCCAAAGTATCCCAAACCACTCACAGCCAAACCCTGTCCCCCAGAGCCAGCTCTCCCAACAGCAGCAGGCAGGTCTGCTCCTCTGTACCACAGATCTTAACCCCCAAGCTATTCCCCCAACTATCCTATTCAGTACCCAGACCCAAGGCCCTCCTCCTATAGGCAGCATTAGTGTTGGAATTCCCCAGCCAGACCCAGCAGAGCCCATGTCCTTCCAAGACCAGAGCTCCTCAGGCAGCAACTCGACATCCACTGAGAACCAACAGCAGAGCCTGTTCCAGGAACAGCAGCCAATGCAAGTGGGCCCAAGCTCCAGCCGCGTCCCAAGCAATCAACCTGTGGAGCTGTTCCTGCCACAGACGTCTCTGTCCAGCCTGCAGAGTACTATTGGCTCACAGGAGCTGAATACCCAGGCTCCAGCCCCTGGCACAACCATCTTTGTGGTGCAGGGAGGTGTGGGTGTAGTAGCCAGCCCTGGCCAGCAGCCCCCAGAGCAGCTTTTCCAGACAACTGTTGGTGGGAATGTGGCTCCACAAGGACAAGCCAACCTGTTTGTGTTTGGCATCCAAAACG ACTCGCCCCAGCTGCTCAATTCCTCCGGATCCACCCTGCCAGCTCAGAGCCAGGCCCAAAACTCCAGTCACATGCAGCCTCTCTTGGACCAGCCCATGGCCCAGGCTGCATCCTCAATGCCAGCTGCCATGCATAGCAACTTACAGAACACCCTTCAGGCACAAATGCAGTCCAGTTTAGAGAACGCCATGCAGACCAGCCTACAGAATAcaatgcagacaaacacacaaacggCTCTGCAGTCCAGTTTACAGGCAACTATAGAAACAAGCCTGCCAACTCCAATGCAGACCAATCTACAGACACAGATACAGAGCAGCTTACAGAATACATTGCAGTCATCAATATCTGCATCGTCCAACATGGATAAAATTGAGGACCTACTGGAAAGCCTACAGAAGCAGTGA